In Panthera leo isolate Ple1 chromosome E3, P.leo_Ple1_pat1.1, whole genome shotgun sequence, a genomic segment contains:
- the LOC122210273 gene encoding NADH dehydrogenase [ubiquinone] 1 beta subcomplex subunit 1-like translates to MCTTGLSSPLPLAVESFFGTKGAASVMNVIQIVCDHWVHTLVPVGFVLGCYLDKKNDEKLTAFQNKSVLLKRELRPSEEVTWK, encoded by the coding sequence ATGTGTACAACAGGGCTGAGCTCGCCGTTGCCCTTGGCCGTGGAGTCGTTTTTTGGCACCAAGGGCGCAGCATCCGTGATGAACGTAATTCAGATTGTTTGTGACCACTGGGTACATACACTTGTACCCGTGGGATTTGTCCTTGGATGTTATCTAGACAAAAAGAATGATGAAAAACTAACTGCCTTCCAGAACAAGAGTGTGTTGCTTAAAAGGGAATTGAGACCCAGTGAAGAAGTCACCTGGAAATAA